A portion of the Microtus ochrogaster isolate Prairie Vole_2 unplaced genomic scaffold, MicOch1.0 UNK25, whole genome shotgun sequence genome contains these proteins:
- the Taf13 gene encoding transcription initiation factor TFIID subunit 13, which produces MADEEEDPTFEEENEEIGGGAEGGQGRRKRLFSKELRCMMYGFGDDQNPYTESVDILEDLVIEFITEMTHKAMSIGRQGRVQVEDIVFLIRKDPRKFARVKDLLTMNEELKRARKAFDEANYGS; this is translated from the exons ATGGCAGATGAGGAGGAAGATCCCACC tttgaagaggaaaatgaagaaattggaggaggagcagaaggtggacaggggagaagaaagagacttTTCTCTAAAGAAT TACGGTGTATGATGTATGGGTTTGGGGATGACCAGAATCCTTACACCGAGTCGGTGGATATTCTTGAAGACCTTGTCATCGAGTTCATTACTGAAATG ACGCACAAGGCAATGTCAATTGGGAGACAGGGTCGAGTGCAAGTTGAAGACATTGTCTTCCTGATTCGAAAGGACCCGAGGAAGTTTGCCAGAGTTAAAGACTTACTTACTATGAATGAAGAATTGAAGCGGGCTAGAAAAGCTTTTGACGAAGCCAACTATGGATCTTGA